The Tolypothrix sp. NIES-4075 genome includes a region encoding these proteins:
- a CDS encoding ribbon-helix-helix domain-containing protein, with protein sequence MAKSPNLSVIISQEDKERLKRLAVAEKRSVSQLAAIAIQEYLDRAEAKSLANAGKEDAA encoded by the coding sequence ATGGCTAAAAGTCCCAACTTGAGCGTAATCATCAGCCAAGAAGACAAAGAAAGGCTGAAACGTCTTGCTGTGGCTGAAAAACGTTCAGTTAGTCAACTTGCAGCTATTGCAATTCAAGAATATTTGGATCGTGCAGAAGCTAAGTCACTCGCCAACGCTGGCAAGGAAGATGCAGCATGA